The sequence TCCGCCTCGACCTCCCGCCCTTCACCCTCGTCGGAGCCACCACCCGCGCCGGCATGCTCACCGCCCCCATGCGCGGACGCTTCGGCATCCCCAACCGCCTCGATTATTACACCCCCGAGGAACTCCAGCACATCCTCATGCGCTCCGGCAAGCTCCTCAACGTCAACATCGAACCCGGCGGTGCCAAAGAGATCGCCCGTCGCTCCCGCGGCACCCCGCGCATCGCCAATCACCTGCTCCGCTGGGTGCGCGATTTCGCCCAGGTGCGCGCCCAAAACATCATCACCGAACCTGTCGCCGACGCCGCCCTCACCATGCTCGAGATCGACAACGACGGACTCGACGAGATGGACAAACGCATCCTCGACGCCCTCATCAACAAATTCGGTGGCGGCCCTGTCGGCCTCAACTCCATCGCGGTGGCCGTTCACGAAGACGCCACCACCCTCGAAGACATGCACGAGCCTTATCTCGTCATGCAAGGCCACCTCAAGCGAACCCCCCGTGGTCGCGTCGCCATGCCCAGCGCCTACAAAAAACTCGGCCTCCCTGTCCCCCCCAACCTCCTCAGCGAGCAAACCGACCTCTTCTCATAATCATTGCCAGAGTCATGTTTATCCTTTCGCCTTTATCCTTTATCCTTTCTCTTCAATGCTTCCCCAACTCGACACCTTGCGCACCCAGATTGCCAATCCCGAGTATCTGTATTTGATCCTCGAACCCATGGCCCTCTACGGCCTGTTCTTCGGACTGCTCTTCTTCATCGCCACCCTTGCCCTTAAACAAGACAAGGCACGCATGGTTTCCCTCTTTTTTATTGCCATCTCCAGCCTCAGCGTCTTTCCTTACCGCGTCGAAAAAGCCGATGCCATGCAACGCACCCTCGTCGTGCGCGACACCGGCTACACCCGCATGATGAAAAAGCATGCCCTGGTCCGCGACCAGTCCCTCTGGGTGCATTACACCCTCGCCGGTGCCGCCTTCCTCACCCTCATCAGCCGCGGCAAACTCGCCACCATCACCAACCTCATCATGATCATCGGTGGTCTTGCCGCCCTCATCTTTTTCCTTTGGCTCAATCTCAAAGAGTCCGAGATCTACCACCCCAACCTTCGCCGCGCCACGGCTCAGATATCTCAAACGTCCCCCTACAGCTGAAATTCGCCAATTCCCTCCCGCCGGATTTGCATCCATTATTCACGGCAAAACGGAAGCTTTTCCCGACCCACTCCGATAGCCTTGGACCACAACAATTTCACCAAGGCTTCAGTCGATGAAACGCATCCCTTGCATCACCCGCCGCAGATTCATCACCGCCGCCTCCAGCGCCATCGGCTGGAACATCGTGCCCCGTCATGTGCTCGGCGGCCCAGGGTTCGTTCCCCCCAGCGAAAAGGTTAACCTCGCCATTGTCGGC comes from Phragmitibacter flavus and encodes:
- the ruvB gene encoding Holliday junction branch migration DNA helicase RuvB translates to MSENFYDQTASAPETPFDVALRPPDFDEFTGQTRVKERLMLMVEAARQRGDTLDHVLLCGPPGLGKTTLAHIIATAVGSRLHSTSGPQIERAGDLAGLLTNLQEKDILFIDEIHRLHPNVEEYLYPAMEDFRLDIIIDQGPKARTIRLDLPPFTLVGATTRAGMLTAPMRGRFGIPNRLDYYTPEELQHILMRSGKLLNVNIEPGGAKEIARRSRGTPRIANHLLRWVRDFAQVRAQNIITEPVADAALTMLEIDNDGLDEMDKRILDALINKFGGGPVGLNSIAVAVHEDATTLEDMHEPYLVMQGHLKRTPRGRVAMPSAYKKLGLPVPPNLLSEQTDLFS